CAGATGTTGTTATGTTATTGGAAATACAAAACTGAATGGTATTGATATATTAAATGCGGAAGTTTTTGCTGAAAGTATGCAATACTCTGGTTTTAAATTCGATAGGCTAATAAAAAGAGAAATCCCAACTAAAATCCTTCCACAAAAAAGAGATGAAAAGACAGGCAGGTTTGCTCCCAGCCACGAAGCAAGCTTTGAAGCCTATCCTGTAGAATATATTGTTATTGGATTAAAGGAGTAAAGATGAAATTTGAAAATTTGAAAAACTTATATTTAGAAAAGAAAAAACGGTATGGTATAGAAACATATAAACATACCTCAGAATTATTAAGGGAGGCAAAAGAGATTCATAAACAGAACTGGTTGAAATATTCTACACCTAATGGAGACCACGAACAAAGTTGGCGAGCCTTCAAAGGAAAAAATTTAGAAAAATTAATTCAATATATTATCACAGATGAAGTCGAGAAATTAGGATTAAAAGTGGTTAATGGTAATCAGTTAGAAAGAAGCATGAATCTTTCAGAAGAGTTAAGTCAGGTAAAACGGAATTTGGCAATTAACTATGGAGAATTTGGTTTACATTTACCTGATGTAGATATAATCATATACAATCCAACGAATTATAGGGTGCTTGCTGTAATTTCGAGTAAGGTGACTTTAAGAGAGAGAATTGCCCAAACAGGATATTGGAAGTTTAAACTCCTTCAAGATGAAGTTACAAGGCATATCAAAGTGTATTTTATAACTCCCGATGAAGATGGTACATTAACATATAAGAAACCAACCAAGAAGGGTAGGGCAATAGTAGAAGTGGATTTAGATGGAAGTTATGTGTTAACTGAGGAAAAAATACAAGAGAGTAGCAAAGTTAAACTTTTCGAACATTTTATAGATGATTTAAAGAAATTGTTAAATAATGGGGAATAATAAGGGAAACAAAATGAACAGAAAACAAATTGGACAAGAATGGGAAAGGTTAAATCATGAACTTTTCGAAAACAGACCCGAAGTAAATGAACCTTATCCATCAGATATTATCAGAAGGAGAGAATTACTACTTTTTGCACAAGTGCATTTGGGCAATATTATGGAAGCCCAAAATAGGAACGATAAAGAAAAAGAAGATTTTGAAACTGAGATGTATCATATAACAATGTCAACTTATTACAATTGGGATAGCAATGAACACAGCAAATCTAAAAATTGAAACTACCACGCTTTGGGACTTTCCTACGCAAAATTATGGAGATAAACCACACGGGGACAATAAGTATCCTGGAGTTACACCTGCTTTTGTTATCTGGAATTTATTACAGAGATATACAAAAGAAGGGGACTTAGTAGTAGACCCTATGTGTGGCAGTGGAACCACTATAGATGTTTGTAAGGAAGAAAATAGAAATTGTATTGGTTTTGATATAGTCCCTTATAGAGATGATATAAAACAAGCAGATGCGAGAAAATTACCATTAGATAACGAACAAGTAGATTTTATCTTTATAGATTCTCCGTATTCAGACAACATAAGATATAATGACCATCCAGATAATATTGGAAATATATCTTGTGAGGACCCAAGATTTTTTGAAGAATTAGAAAAGGTGGCAAAAGAAATATATCGTGTTTTGAAACCAAAGAAATATGTTGCCTGGCTTATTGGGGACCAGGCAAAAAAAAAGAAATTTGTTCCAGTCGGATTTAAAATATATTCTATGTTAGAAAAATACTTTAAACCTGTGGATATTGTTTGTGTGACCAGACATAATCAGACATCAAATACCCCTCTTTGGCATGGGAGAGCAAGAAAATATAATTTTTATTTAAGAGGTTTCAAGTATCTAATAATAATGCAGAAGGTAAAAGAACGAAATATTAATGTAGAACAAGATTAGTATTAGTTTGAAAGAATGGCAGCCAACCCAAATTATCTTTGTTAAAATCCAAAATTTAGAAAATACAATGATATAAACTTATAAACGAAAGAGGGATTTAAGTTTTGGAATAAGTTGTAGACTTTCTATCTTTTCGATAAAATAAAATCGTTAGAGAAAACAAATGTCTAATTTTAGTTCAATGAAATGAGTATATTATTCCCATTTTTATTCTATTTTTACCTATTACTTCTTTCTGATGTTGTTGATGGTTTCCATTGGAATTACTTCTCTATATTTGTCTCTGTACAATCCGATTTGGGGGAAGGGGATGGGGTCGAAGTTGAAGTTTGAGGAGGTTAGTATGTTGTTGTTTATCTCGAAGTTGCCTTGGGCGGAGTGGGGGAATAGAGCATTGTCGGTGGTGGTCAGGTTGTTCTCGAAGATAATCTGGGATGTTTCCATTTTTCTCATCACTTCGTTGCATTTCCAGAATATGTTTCTTTGCACGGTATTTTTGTTTCGGTCTTCGTAGATATGTGCCATTTCGGGGTATCTTTGCACATAAAGGTTGTAATCTATATCGGGTTTGTTGAGTGCATCATTTACGGTGTTTTGCCATTCTTCTTCTGTGCAGGTTTGAAAGGTTACGCCGATAAAGCAGTCCGCAAAGATGTTATTCTCTATTATATTGTCTTTACCGCCGTTGACCTGAACTCCACCGAAAATACCGTCTTTGGCACATGCCTTGTAGAATATATTTCCGTAAATCTTCACACCGGATATGGGGTAATCCAGACGAACGCCTCCCTGTAAGGGTAATCCGGGTTTGTCCCAATTTCCGATGTGGTGCCAGTAGTTATAGCGATATATCATACCGCGATAAGTTGGGTTTCCGTAAGTATCCAATCCGCCCTGATCATCGGATTCCAAAACAACATCGCAAACTTCGTTGTATTCAACAATGATGTCATTGCCATCCATACGGAAGGCACTGCTCGGATTTTTATGCACAAAGTTATGGGAGACTACATGCCCAACTCCCTCTCCGTATACTGCCGGGTTATAAGTGTGGTCAACACGAGCCAGGTCGTAAAAGTAACAGTTATCTATCTTAAACCCACTCGGCGTCAAGGTTTTTCTGTCACCACCTCGCAGGAAGACGCCCCCTTTGCCCAGCGTTACGAAATCGCAAGATTGAACGCAATGGTTTTTCCCACCATCAATGGCAACTCCGTAACCGCCACTATGGGTAAAAGAGCAACCCAATATTCGAATATCCTCTCCCTCTGAAATCACAATTAAGTTTCCAGAACTCAACTTAAAATGTAATCCTTCAACATAGATATGGCTTGCATTTTCAAATACAAACATAGGTCCCTCAAACCATGAAAACTCTATCTGGGCTTTCTCCATAGGTGCTGGCGGATAAAAGTATAGGAGCATGTTTTGTCGGTCAAGATACCATTCGCCTGGCTGGTCTAATTCGCATAAAAGGTTGAGTGCATAAAATCTTGCTCCTGCCTTATATCCGTAAGCCGAGGCGGAATGAGCCAGTTTTATCTCTCTTTTATCTGGGTCAATCGCAGCCACATTTTCATAGGAATCCGACCAATCGTAATGCCAATATCCATGCAATAGTACATTAGGCTCTTTTGTCCAACTTGTAAGCGGGCAATTATCTGTTTTTATTTTAACATTTGTCATTGTAGAGAAGCCCGATAATCGCTCTGCTGTTTCTCCTTCAATTCCTGCGACATGAAGGAAACCGTCATTCGGATACTTTGCCAATGTCATAGCCTCTCCGTTGAAAAACACCTCCACATACGGAAAAGCAGTATGCCCTTTATAACCGCGGTCCTTCTGTCGTAATTCCAAACTTCCATGTCCACCCAATTTTAACGGAGGAAGTGACTTCAATCCATACTCTTTCAAATCTGCCACATAAAGTTTTTCTAATACTTCCTTCTTAATCCTATCGCGATAATTCCCTTCGCTTAATTTCTTGAAATTCTTTATTTGAATTCCACCGCTGATTGTGCTTTCCGTTTTGTTTTCTGCGGTAATAATAATTGGTTTTCCTTCTTCTCCGCTATGCTCTTTCTTAAAAACCACGCTATCGGATATTTTATATTCCCCTTTTCGTAGAACAATTTTAATGCCTTTTTCAGGAAGTTTATCGTTCTTTTTTAGCTCCTTTATATAACTAAGTGCATCTTGAAATGTATCAAAAAATGTCCCTTTATCAACCTCATTTTCGCTATCATTTATAGGTAAAACGCATATCATTTTTTGTGGGGGTATCTCATCGGCATGAGAGAGGTATCCGATTCCTGCGAATAAAAATGCACAAACCCCTAACATAAAAATACGAGCAAGGAAAAGAGATTTTCGATTCATAATTTACCCTTTATAAATTTGTATATGACAAATTTATAGTATCAACAGTCCCTCTTTCTCCGCAATTGTTTTCTTGTCTTCGAGATAAAGCGACTAATGACTTGCTAACTATTATCTCTTATAAATTCTACCGTTTGGATTAAGCCTGATTTAAGGTCTATTTGAGGTTGCCAGCCTAAAACTTTATATGCTTTATCGCCTGTAATGAAGATAGTTTGGACTTCTCCCGGTCGAAGCGGTGCCAATTCGGGTTCTTCGTTATAACCCACAGTATTTGCGATAATATCAAAAATTTCGCGAACTGTTGTTCCCTTCGCCGAACCTAAATTAACTGTTTCATTCACCCCTTTTCCCAGCCCTAACAAAAACGCTCGTGCTATATCTTTTACAAAAACATAATCGCGTTGAGGTGTGCCATAACCATATAAAACAGGCTTTTTCCCTTTTAACATAAGACCTGTAAGTATGGAGCATACGCCGGCTTCACCCTCCGGGCTTTGACGCGGTCCGTATACATTGGGTAAACGCAAAATAAGATAGTTTAACCCATGCAGTCGCTGGTATAAGCCTAAATAATGTTCAAAGGCTAATTTGCTTGTTCCGTAAGGGGACATCGGTTTGGGTAAATAAGTTTCTGGCACAGGCAAAACTTCCGATTCACCATATATGGCACCACCTGTAGATGAAAAAATGAATTTTTTTATGCCATATTTCACAGCACTATTAAGCAGATTAATCCCACCTAATATATTAACTGTTGCATCAAATATCGGGTCGGTTACGCTTTTTCGGACATCAATTTGAGCCGCTAAATGTGCTACGAAATCCGGACGAAATTCGTTAAATATCGTATCTATCTGCTCTGAACATATATCCATTTTGATAAATTTAGCCTTCAGATTTAAATTTTTCTGATTTCCCGAACTCAAGTTATCAAGGACAAGAACCTCATGATGATTTTCAAGCAATATATCAACAACATGCGAGCCAATAAATCCTGCTCCACCTGTAACAATCACTTTTGACATAAAAAATCCTTTCCTTTTGCTAAAATGCTGAATGGTGTGAGATTTAGATAATACCAAAAATAATAGGTTGTTTTCATGGAACATAATGCCCTTAGAATAATGGCATATATGACATAAGGATTGATATTTTTTCATTCGTGGTTATTTGTTTAATTTGTGGCAATATCCAATCCTTTATCCTAAAAAATAAGTGTTACCTATGTCTTATGTTTTTTCATTATTTGAAAGTGTAATTTAAAGTTTATTTGTGATAATTCGGGATATGGAAATAGGAATAGGAAAAGGAATATAATATTATACAAATTCCAATTTTTCTATAATTCTTGGAATGTCATTTTTGTTCCCGGTGTGCAAACAAAATAATAAAAATTACTTTTTAATTATATTAGGGATTTTTTATGCTTGAAACACTTATAAGACCTAAAAGTATTGCAGTAATCGGGGCATCGAGGACCCCGGGTAAAGTAGGATATTCCATATTAAGTAATTTAATTTCGTCCGGTTATGAAGGGAAGGTTATACCTGTAAATCCTTCCGCAGATGAGATTTTAGGTTTGAAATGTTATAAAACGCCCAAAGATGCAGGTATTCCTGTTGATTTCACTATTATTGTGGTTCCTAACAAATTGGTTAAATCGGCGTTGGAAGAATCCCATCAAGCAGGGGCCAAATCTGTTTGTGTTATTACGGCAGGTTTTAAGGAGGTTGGCCCCGAAGGTGCTTTATTAGAGAAAGAAATTGCTCAATATTGCAAAGAGCATCGAATGAGATTGTTAGGTCCGAACTGTTTGGGGATAATCAATACAGAAAATAAAATGAATGCTTCCTTTGCTACGCAAATGCCCCGAAAAGGTTCTATCTCTGTAATTTCACAATCCGGTGCTTTATGCACAGCCATACTGGACTGGTCTGTAGGGCGTGGGGTAGGTTTGGCTAAATTGATTAGCATTGGAAATAAGGCAGATATATCCGAAATTGATTTGTTACAGATGTTAGGAGAAGATGAACAGACGAAGGTTATTGCTTGTTATCTGGAAAATATTGTTCGGGGTGAAGAATTTATAAAGATTGCGGAACAAGTAGCCTCTATAAAACCTGTAGTCATTTTGAAAGTAGGGACAACACAAGCGGGTAGTCGAGCGGCTTCATCGCATACGGGTAGTCTTGCAGGAGAAGATATTGCTTATGGTGCGGCATTTCGTAGGGCGGGGGTTATTCGAGCGGAGACATTTGAATCTTTATTTGACTATGCTTCTGCGTTAGCAATGCAACCTTTACCTAAGGGAAATCGTGTTGCGGTAATAACAAATGCAGGTGGTCCGGGTATTATGGCGGCGGATGCCGTGGAAAATTCGGGTTTACAGGTGAAACCGTTGCAAAGTGAAATATCCTCAGCACTAAAACAAAAATTACCTCCCGCCGCGAGTGTTGCCAATCCGATTGATGTGTTAGGGGATGCCGACCCGGAACGCTATGCGATGGCTCTAAATGCGGCACTGGATGACGATACGATTGATTCGGTTATTGTTATATTAACTCCACAAGCCATGACCCAGCCTGCAGAAACAGCCAGAGCCATTATCAAAAATTTGAGGGGGAATAAGCCTGTATTAGCGGCGTTTATGGGTGGGGCGGATGTTATGCCTGCACGAGATGAATTGGTTTTAGCGAATTTGCCGGATTATCCATCGCCAGAACGGGCGGTGTATGCCTTAAAAGCCATGTGTGATTATTCTGCATGGAGACGCAGACCACCACGGGTTGTAATGCGTTTCCCTGTGAATCGTCGAAGGATAGAACGGATTATTCGTCGTCAAATGCGAGAAGGTAGCACCTTCATCAACGAAGTAGATGCTAAAGAGATTTTGCGGGCTTATGATTTTTATGTTCCACCGGGGGCATTGGCTCGGACAGATGAAGAAGCGGTGACCATTGCAGACCGAATTGGCTATCCTGTGGCAATGAAAATTGTTTCGCCGGATATTATTCATAAATCGGATATAGGCGGTGTCCGTCTGAATTTGTCCAATCCTGCTCAGGTGCGTGATGCCTTTGACTTAATGATGCTTCGTGTAACCCGCAAAATGCCGAATGCAAAAATTCAGGGTGTCTATGTAGAGAAGATGGCAAAACAAGGACGAGAGGTAATTTTAGGGATGCATCGAGACCCACAATTTGGACCTATGTTGATGTTCGGATTGGGAGGTATTTTTGTAGAGGTGATGAAGGATGTGAGTTTCTACCTTGCTCCTATAACAGAGGAAGAAGCCTTACAGATGCTTGTGGGAACTCGTTCTTATACTCTATTAAAAGGAACCCGTGGACAATCAGCCGTAGATGTCCACGCTATAGCCCAGGCTCTACAAAAGATGAGCCAATTAGCCACAGAATTTCCCGGTATCCATGAAATTGATATTAACCCGTTTATTGTTAGCGAAGTAGGAACTCCACCGACAGTAGCGGATGCCCGAATGATATTAGGAGGTCTTAATATAAGCCATGAGTAATACAATAAAAAATGAAATGGGTTTTGACCCGAATTGGAAAGAAAAATATTCAGATATGGTAGTAACCCCTAAAGAAGCGGTGCTGCGTATTCAGCCAGGTTTCCGCGTGTTTATCGGCACAGGTTGCGCCCAGCCTCAGCGTTTGGTAGATGCACTGGTTGCAAGGCATGCAGACCTGGCAGATATAGAGATTGTGCATTTGCTGACTTTAGGTGATGCTCCATACGCACAGAAAGACCTGATTAATCATTTTACCGTAAACAGTTTCTTCATTGCCCAGAATGTCCGCCATATTATTCAGGAAGGATTGGGGGGATATACCCCTATATTTTTATCCGATATTCCTCGTTTATTTGAGACGGGGCAATTACCGTTAGATGCGGCACTTATTCAAGTTTCTCCACCGGATGAAGATGGTATGTGCAGTTTGGGGATTTCTGTAGATATTGTGAAAAGTGCAGCGGAAAATTCACGACTGGTTATTGCGGAAGTAAACCCACAAATGCCCAGAACGATGGGTGATTGTTTTATACATGTGCATGATATAGATTATCTTGTCCCTGTAGATGAACCGCTAATTGAATTTCCCTTAGCCGAGCCGGACGATGTTACCCGTGAGATTGGGCAATATATTGCAGGTTTAATAGAAGATGGAGCAACTCTGGAATTGGGAATAGGGCGTATCCCACAAGCAGTACTTGAGTTTTTGGGTGATAAAAAAGATTTGGGAATACACACCGAAATGTTAACGGATTCGATTATAGAACCGATAGAGAAAGGGATTATTAATGGCAAACGGAAAACTTTAGACCGCGGTAAAATCGTTGCCAGTTTTGCCATGGGGACGAAGCGACTTTATGAATATTTGAATAACAATCCCATATTTTCCTTCTATCCGACAGAATATGTGAACGACCCGTTTATTATTTCTCAGCAAAACAAGATGGTGGCGATTAATATTGCTCTGGAAGTAGATTTAACAGGGCAGGTGTGTGCTGATTCCATGGGGTCTAAATTTTACTCGGGTATAGGTGGACAGGTAGATTTTAATCGTGGAGCCGCTCGTTCTAACGGAGGTAAAGCTATTATTGCTTTGCCTTCTACCGCACACAATGGCGAGGTATCGCGAATTGTTTGTCATTTGAGTGAGGGTGCCGGGGTTGTAACGACCCGAGGCGATGTCCATTATGTTATCACCGAATATGGTGTAGCCTACTTACATGGGAAAAATGTTCAGGAGCGTGCTCTGGCTCTTATCAGTATTGCTCATCCAAAATTCCGTGAAAAATTGCTGATGGAAGCAATAGAATCAAAATACATTCGTCCTGAACTTACAGACTTTAAGAATAAGATTGTAATAGGTCCGAGAGACATCCGCACTACTTATATTTGTGATGATGGAACTTCTGTAACGATTCGTGCCATACATCCAACGGATGAACCGCGTATCCGCGAATTGTTCTACTCCTTATCACAGGAATCTTTATACAAACGGTTTATGAGCCGTATGAAATGGGTTCCTCGTAAGCAGGTGCAGGAATTTGTGTATATTGACCATCGTAATGAAGTATCTATTGTAGCAACGGTTCCTGACCCGGATGGAGAGGAAATTGTAGCGATGGGTGGTTATTATTTGAATCCGAAAACGAATCGTGCCGAGGTAGCCTTTGTTGTTCAGGATGAATGGCAAAATCGAGGGATTGGGTCATTCCTTTTCCGACACTTAATCAACATAGCCCGTCGCAATGGTATTGCAGGGTTTACCGCAGAGGTGTTACGAGAAAACAAGCCTATGCAGGCGGTGTTTGAACGGAGTGGTCTAAAGGTGGAATCGCAACTCCATGAAGGAGTTTACAGTTATATCATGAATTTTGAATAATATAGGATATATTATTTCAATATACATATAATCTCTTTATTTAAGGAGCCGTTCATGATACATCCATCTATTATTGAGTATATTGGTTCTACTCCGCCGGATAAATTGGATTCAGGATTTTTAGGTTACTTATGTAATCTGGCAGAAGTAGCAAAAGTATCACCACAGGTAGCTGCAGGGATAGTGCAGGAGTTGATAGACCAGCGGAGTAACTTGAAATTAATAGCAAGTGAAAACTATTGCTCCTTATCAACCCAGTTTGCCATGGCGAATTTATTAACCGATAAATATGCGGAAGGAATTCCCTACCAACGGTTTTATGAGGGTTGTGGCAATGTAGATATAATTGAGGCGGTTGCTTGTGAACAGGCGAAAAAACTTTTTAATGCAGAGCATGCGTATGTCCAACCTCACAGTGGTGCCGATGCAAATTTGGTGGCATATTGGGCTATATTGTCTGCGCGAATTGAGGCACCAGAGCTGGAACAATTGGATATAAAAGACCCTTCGAAAGTTACGCAGGAACAGTGGCAAAAAATTCGTGAAAAGATGGGTAACCAAAGACTGTTAGGAATGGATTATTATTCTGGTGGACATCTCACTCATGGTTACCGACGGAATATTTCGGGAAAGATGTTCGATGCTTATTCTTATACAGTCCGTCGAGATACGGGGCTTCTGGATTATGCAGAAATAGAGAAGATGGCAAAGGAAATAAAACCGCTTATTCTACTGGCGGGTTATAGTGCCTACCCGCGTAAAATTAATTTTGCATGTTTGCGAGAAATAGCCGATAAGGTAGGTGCCGTGCTGATGGTGGATATGGCTCATTTTGCTGGACTGGTGGCAGGAAAGGTTTTTCAAGGGGAATATGACCCGGTGGCACATGCACATATTGTTACATCCACAACTCATAAAACTCTGCGTGGCCCCCGAGGTGGAATTATACTTTGTAAGAAAGAATTCGCTGAATTTGTAGATAAAGGTTGTCCATTAGTTTTAGGAGGTCCTTTGCCCCATGTTCTTGCTGCCAAAGCAATTGCCTTTACAGAGGCGAACCGTCCTGAGTTTTGCGATTATGCACGACAAATTGTTCGTAATGCTCAAATACTTGCAGAATCTCTGAAAAACGAAGGATTGATTGTTGCCACAGGTGGAACAGATAATCATTTAATGTTACTCAATGTTCAGGAAAGTCATGGCTTAACTGGCAGACAAGCCGCAGGGGCGTTAAGAGCCTGTGGAATTACGCTAAACTTCAATTCCTTGCCCTTTGACCCCAACGGACCTTTAATCACAAGTGGACTTCGATTAGGAACTCCTGCCGTAACTACTTTGGGTATGGGTGGTATAGAAATGAAGGAAATAGCATCTATCATTAAAAATGTTTTAGATGCTACAAAACCAGAAATTCTGAGTGAAGGAGCTAATGCCGGCAAACCGTCCAAGAGAAATTTTGTGTTAGATGCCTCTGTTCAGAAGCAGCAAAAAGCAAGGGTGTTGGAATTATTACAACAGTATCCTGTGTATCCAAATCTGGATTTAGACCTTATTGAGAAGTATTTCCTGCCACAGGAAGCCAAATAGTTTCTATAGGCAAGTAATTTGTAAAAAGAGAAACGATTAGTGATAATCGTTTCTCATATAACATAAAAGATGAAGGAAAGGTATTGTGGAAGAA
This Candidatus Hydrogenedens sp. DNA region includes the following protein-coding sequences:
- a CDS encoding class I SAM-dependent methyltransferase, translating into KMSKKNKKMAKEIEAFFIDMEEVFDESLRILKSGGRCCYVIGNTKLNGIDILNAEVFAESMQYSGFKFDRLIKREIPTKILPQKRDEKTGRFAPSHEASFEAYPVEYIVIGLKE
- a CDS encoding BsaWI family type II restriction enzyme, with the translated sequence MKFENLKNLYLEKKKRYGIETYKHTSELLREAKEIHKQNWLKYSTPNGDHEQSWRAFKGKNLEKLIQYIITDEVEKLGLKVVNGNQLERSMNLSEELSQVKRNLAINYGEFGLHLPDVDIIIYNPTNYRVLAVISSKVTLRERIAQTGYWKFKLLQDEVTRHIKVYFITPDEDGTLTYKKPTKKGRAIVEVDLDGSYVLTEEKIQESSKVKLFEHFIDDLKKLLNNGE
- a CDS encoding DNA methyltransferase, with product MNTANLKIETTTLWDFPTQNYGDKPHGDNKYPGVTPAFVIWNLLQRYTKEGDLVVDPMCGSGTTIDVCKEENRNCIGFDIVPYRDDIKQADARKLPLDNEQVDFIFIDSPYSDNIRYNDHPDNIGNISCEDPRFFEELEKVAKEIYRVLKPKKYVAWLIGDQAKKKKFVPVGFKIYSMLEKYFKPVDIVCVTRHNQTSNTPLWHGRARKYNFYLRGFKYLIIMQKVKERNINVEQD
- a CDS encoding right-handed parallel beta-helix repeat-containing protein, whose product is MNRKSLFLARIFMLGVCAFLFAGIGYLSHADEIPPQKMICVLPINDSENEVDKGTFFDTFQDALSYIKELKKNDKLPEKGIKIVLRKGEYKISDSVVFKKEHSGEEGKPIIITAENKTESTISGGIQIKNFKKLSEGNYRDRIKKEVLEKLYVADLKEYGLKSLPPLKLGGHGSLELRQKDRGYKGHTAFPYVEVFFNGEAMTLAKYPNDGFLHVAGIEGETAERLSGFSTMTNVKIKTDNCPLTSWTKEPNVLLHGYWHYDWSDSYENVAAIDPDKREIKLAHSASAYGYKAGARFYALNLLCELDQPGEWYLDRQNMLLYFYPPAPMEKAQIEFSWFEGPMFVFENASHIYVEGLHFKLSSGNLIVISEGEDIRILGCSFTHSGGYGVAIDGGKNHCVQSCDFVTLGKGGVFLRGGDRKTLTPSGFKIDNCYFYDLARVDHTYNPAVYGEGVGHVVSHNFVHKNPSSAFRMDGNDIIVEYNEVCDVVLESDDQGGLDTYGNPTYRGMIYRYNYWHHIGNWDKPGLPLQGGVRLDYPISGVKIYGNIFYKACAKDGIFGGVQVNGGKDNIIENNIFADCFIGVTFQTCTEEEWQNTVNDALNKPDIDYNLYVQRYPEMAHIYEDRNKNTVQRNIFWKCNEVMRKMETSQIIFENNLTTTDNALFPHSAQGNFEINNNILTSSNFNFDPIPFPQIGLYRDKYREVIPMETINNIRKK
- a CDS encoding NAD-dependent epimerase/dehydratase family protein — its product is MSKVIVTGGAGFIGSHVVDILLENHHEVLVLDNLSSGNQKNLNLKAKFIKMDICSEQIDTIFNEFRPDFVAHLAAQIDVRKSVTDPIFDATVNILGGINLLNSAVKYGIKKFIFSSTGGAIYGESEVLPVPETYLPKPMSPYGTSKLAFEHYLGLYQRLHGLNYLILRLPNVYGPRQSPEGEAGVCSILTGLMLKGKKPVLYGYGTPQRDYVFVKDIARAFLLGLGKGVNETVNLGSAKGTTVREIFDIIANTVGYNEEPELAPLRPGEVQTIFITGDKAYKVLGWQPQIDLKSGLIQTVEFIRDNS
- a CDS encoding acetate--CoA ligase family protein; protein product: MLETLIRPKSIAVIGASRTPGKVGYSILSNLISSGYEGKVIPVNPSADEILGLKCYKTPKDAGIPVDFTIIVVPNKLVKSALEESHQAGAKSVCVITAGFKEVGPEGALLEKEIAQYCKEHRMRLLGPNCLGIINTENKMNASFATQMPRKGSISVISQSGALCTAILDWSVGRGVGLAKLISIGNKADISEIDLLQMLGEDEQTKVIACYLENIVRGEEFIKIAEQVASIKPVVILKVGTTQAGSRAASSHTGSLAGEDIAYGAAFRRAGVIRAETFESLFDYASALAMQPLPKGNRVAVITNAGGPGIMAADAVENSGLQVKPLQSEISSALKQKLPPAASVANPIDVLGDADPERYAMALNAALDDDTIDSVIVILTPQAMTQPAETARAIIKNLRGNKPVLAAFMGGADVMPARDELVLANLPDYPSPERAVYALKAMCDYSAWRRRPPRVVMRFPVNRRRIERIIRRQMREGSTFINEVDAKEILRAYDFYVPPGALARTDEEAVTIADRIGYPVAMKIVSPDIIHKSDIGGVRLNLSNPAQVRDAFDLMMLRVTRKMPNAKIQGVYVEKMAKQGREVILGMHRDPQFGPMLMFGLGGIFVEVMKDVSFYLAPITEEEALQMLVGTRSYTLLKGTRGQSAVDVHAIAQALQKMSQLATEFPGIHEIDINPFIVSEVGTPPTVADARMILGGLNISHE
- a CDS encoding GNAT family N-acetyltransferase; amino-acid sequence: MSNTIKNEMGFDPNWKEKYSDMVVTPKEAVLRIQPGFRVFIGTGCAQPQRLVDALVARHADLADIEIVHLLTLGDAPYAQKDLINHFTVNSFFIAQNVRHIIQEGLGGYTPIFLSDIPRLFETGQLPLDAALIQVSPPDEDGMCSLGISVDIVKSAAENSRLVIAEVNPQMPRTMGDCFIHVHDIDYLVPVDEPLIEFPLAEPDDVTREIGQYIAGLIEDGATLELGIGRIPQAVLEFLGDKKDLGIHTEMLTDSIIEPIEKGIINGKRKTLDRGKIVASFAMGTKRLYEYLNNNPIFSFYPTEYVNDPFIISQQNKMVAINIALEVDLTGQVCADSMGSKFYSGIGGQVDFNRGAARSNGGKAIIALPSTAHNGEVSRIVCHLSEGAGVVTTRGDVHYVITEYGVAYLHGKNVQERALALISIAHPKFREKLLMEAIESKYIRPELTDFKNKIVIGPRDIRTTYICDDGTSVTIRAIHPTDEPRIRELFYSLSQESLYKRFMSRMKWVPRKQVQEFVYIDHRNEVSIVATVPDPDGEEIVAMGGYYLNPKTNRAEVAFVVQDEWQNRGIGSFLFRHLINIARRNGIAGFTAEVLRENKPMQAVFERSGLKVESQLHEGVYSYIMNFE
- a CDS encoding glycine hydroxymethyltransferase, translating into MIHPSIIEYIGSTPPDKLDSGFLGYLCNLAEVAKVSPQVAAGIVQELIDQRSNLKLIASENYCSLSTQFAMANLLTDKYAEGIPYQRFYEGCGNVDIIEAVACEQAKKLFNAEHAYVQPHSGADANLVAYWAILSARIEAPELEQLDIKDPSKVTQEQWQKIREKMGNQRLLGMDYYSGGHLTHGYRRNISGKMFDAYSYTVRRDTGLLDYAEIEKMAKEIKPLILLAGYSAYPRKINFACLREIADKVGAVLMVDMAHFAGLVAGKVFQGEYDPVAHAHIVTSTTHKTLRGPRGGIILCKKEFAEFVDKGCPLVLGGPLPHVLAAKAIAFTEANRPEFCDYARQIVRNAQILAESLKNEGLIVATGGTDNHLMLLNVQESHGLTGRQAAGALRACGITLNFNSLPFDPNGPLITSGLRLGTPAVTTLGMGGIEMKEIASIIKNVLDATKPEILSEGANAGKPSKRNFVLDASVQKQQKARVLELLQQYPVYPNLDLDLIEKYFLPQEAK